Genomic segment of Dromiciops gliroides isolate mDroGli1 chromosome 3, mDroGli1.pri, whole genome shotgun sequence:
cctatatacccagggtcacgtaaaaatttctcgggtgaaaaggagtgacaagtggaaaaagtttaagaagctctatCCTAATGTACTATACCAATAAGCTCCATGATATATAACTAAGATAATAAATCATGACCACATTTATGTTATCAAGCAGTTTGTACTCCAGTTGCTTAAGGAAGGAGTAGTGCAACAATTACAcagataaatttcatttaaagatgAGCATAGTGGCCATAAAGGGAAAAGATCAACAAGgttatataagaaaatttaggAACATAGAATGTCAATGAATTCTTCtcgttaaaaataatttttggctAAGATGAAACTATCATAATGGTATGAACGAAGACAGCTTGAATGAAGACTTAGAAACATATGACTGTATCAGGGCATTATATAATTAGAAGTCTGGAATGATGAAGTGGTACCCTACATCATATGGTCTAATACTACAATGcaccaaagaaaggaagaaggtccATTGAGAAGAAAGGTGATGCTGCTATAAATCTAGACAAGTGTTACACACAGGGGTGAGGGGAACTCTTATGTTCTCAGTTGGTACCTGTTTTCATAGAGTCATATTTTAAAGCAAGTTGGACGATCTCAGGTTCTGACCAGCTTGAATGACTGAAATACCAATGTTGCCTGATGTGAATAAGGaagagagtatgtgtgtgtgactTTTATATAGAAGATAGCTATAAGTAATAGGCCAAAGTGGAGCACAAGGAAATATAAACAAATCTTTGTCTGATACTTATTCTTCATCCTGCTAAAGGTAGAGCAGTTGAGCtacagagatgagaaagtagcAGCTGTTGCCTTTAGTCCTAAAGAGTGCACCAGTCCTTCTCTAAGACTTTGCCAAATGGAATTTGAAGATAGACCCACACAGAGACCATGGGCCATATCTTCTATTTTAAAATCAAGTCTACCGCAACAGTACTTTAGACTAAATTATCTATAAATAGAGAGTGATAGGAACCTGAGATAAACATAGAATAGTGGGGTCTTCAGGGTCACATGCTCTGTGGCAGCTTTACCCTGTGTATCAATGTGTGTGCTGTCTTTAGTGGGGTGTGTCCCCAGGGAAGTTTTATGTAGCAGGTTTTATTATAAGTTACCTGTAgtcttgagaacaaagaacatggAGGAATGGTCATGATCAATAGCACTAGATAAAGAGCAATTTCACCCACAAAAGAGCCCTTCACCAATTCTCTCTTCAGTTAGCCATTGCTGTGTGACTAGACTCAGAATCTAGGCAATTAACTGACCCCAGTTCCTTGTATTCTGCATCCccaaatcctattatttctttttttttttcgttttgatttgtttttttttttttttagtgaggcaattggggttaagtgacttgcccagggtcacacagctagtaagtgttaaatgtctgaggctggattcaaactcaggtactcctgactccagggccagtgctctatccactgtgccacctagctgcccccaaatcctgcTATTTCTTAGCACTGCAAGGCCTTAAGGGAGAAGGCTTCTATGACTAGAATTCTGTGTGTACATTTTGGAATACCATACCATAGGCAAACAGACACTTAACAAATCCTACTGAATGGTAGATGATATGTTGTAGAATAATGATTCTGGGGAAATTTTCTTCTTAGAGAATGATGACTCATTCTACCAGACCCTTCAATGGCTCCCACTTACAAGTCAAAGAATTCATCCTTCTGGGACTCCCAGGAATCCACAGTTGGCAGCATTGGCTATCTCTACCTCTGGCATTACTCTACCTCTCATCCATTGGAGCCAATCTACTTATCTTTATCACCATCTGGAAGGAACCCAAATTGCATCAGCCCATGTACCAGTTCCTGAGCATCCTATCTGTAGTGGACATGGGCCTGGCCACCACCATCATGCCAAAGATATTGGCCATTTTCTGGTTTGATGCCAAAGCCATCAGCCTCCCTGAGTGCTTTGCTCAGATTTATGCCATACACTATTTTGTGGGTATGGAGTCAGGCATCTTCCTCTGCATGGCTTTTGACAGATATGTGGCCATTTGTCAACCCCTCCGTTATCCCACCATTGTCACAGACTCTTTTGTCTTCAAAGCCACAATATTCATGGTGCTCAGAAATGGACTACTTTCCATCTCAGTGCCTGTGCTGGCTGCTCAGAGAGATTACTGCTCCTCAAATGAAATAGACCATTGCCTGTGTTCTAACTTGGGGGTCACCAGTCTGTCCTGTGATGACAGAAGGGTCAACAGCATTTGCCAGATGATCCTGGCTGTGCTCATAATGGGGAGTGACTTAAGCCTGATCATCCTTTCCTATGTCTTGATTCTCTACTCTGTGCTGAAGCTGAATTCTGCAGAAGCTGCATCCAAGGCCCTGAACACCTGTAGCTCCcacctcatcctcatcctcttcttctttactgtcattgttgttatttgtgtCACCCACCTGGCAGGGAGAAAGTATCCCCTGATCCCTGTGCTCTTCAATGTGCTGCACAACATCATCCCCCCAGCCCTCAACCCTTTAGTGTATGCATTTAGGACCCAAGACCTCAGGCTGGGCTTCCAGAGGGTGTTTCTGCCAGGTATGAAGAGCAAATGAGCTCAAAGTAACTAGACTTCCTGAAGTCACGTTTCCAATGTGTACAATCTCCATCTCCTCCAGACAAATGGAAACCcaggtggattttttttctagccAAGCAACAGTTAAAGTGTCCCACAAGTGTTTGCTATATCTTCAGAGTGTTTCCTAGCATTTATGATTCATTTAGGGCATAATATCAGGACACATCATGGGAATTCTAATGACCCAAAGAATTTTATCACAGATCATGATCTATTGTTACTACTTAACAATGCCTTGGATGAATGCAAATGATCCCACTTTGCTTATAATGAAGAGTGTAAACTGGCAGACTTGGCACACAACTAAGATCTCACACATttatttatgggcagctaggtagtacagtggatagggtgcagAGCCTGGagttaaaaaaagatgaatcttctgagttcaaatctgccctcagacacttactacctctgtgaccctgggcaagtcacttaaccctgtttgcctcagtttcctcatctgtaaaacgaaatggagaaggaaatgacaaaccactctggtatctttgccaagaaaacttaaggggttagaaatgactgaaaaaatgaacaacagcaaacattcatttttgaatctATGTAGTTTCCATCCTTTTAACTTTTGAAAGTAAGACATTAAATACTCTGTATAAAGGATATTTATGCCATAGAAGTACTTGCTTTACATTGAAACTAATGGTTTGCAAACTCCAAGTTTCCTGAAACCCAGTTGGACTGGCAAGCCACAAGATAGTATTCTTCCTTATATACTGGCGAGTGAACTCCAAGtccctttttttcttataacCTCACACATCCCTATTTGCAAGTAGGGGAAAAATAGAGGTTGATCTTCAATATTTATAAATTTGCATAATTACAAGTGCTCTGCTATACTGAGAATTATGTACATTGTAAAACttatgcaaaataaaaattttaaaggatgagATAAATATGGAATATTTGATCCTATAGTACCTGGAATTTTGtgagggaagtgacatggtcacacaTACCTATGGCATGTGTGGAGAGAGGATGGATTgtagaagggagagacttgaggcagggaaaccactTGGGAGGTGCTTATGAAACTCCAGGCAAGAAGTGTTAATGTTCTGAAACTGGGTGTCAAGAGTCTGCATAAAAATAGAAACTAGGAGAAGATTGAGAGATGTttttagaggtagaaagaatATATTTGGCAATAGTCTGGATAGGTAGAGAGAGGGGGTGTTAGGAGGTTAGATGAAACCAAAATTTGTGAACTTAGATGACTGGAAAGATGATAGTGCCTAGGACAGTAATATGAAAATTCTAAAAAGCCATAGATTTTGGAGGGAAGATGAAGTAAAGAGATTTGCATAATACCTTGCAATTCACTCATCCCTGCTTATCCTCTGATATTCACTCATTTACACCAACAAATTGAACATTGTTTCACTGTTTATGGGcatgaaaggggaagggaagagaaagaggacagagagagagagagagagacagaaagacagagagagggagagagaagccaggagaGAGCCTTGGTTTCCACTCACAAGTAGAGGATAGAATACAGATGATCATCCTCAAAATTAAGATGATAAGAAATCATCATTATAAGCAAGAGAAATAGGAGGAGGggggaatgaggaagaaagaatataCAGAAGTTCGTCAGTTATGCTAAATGTAGCACAGAGCTTGAGGACCAAAAATTATCTTCAAGCAGGACCTTGCCCATCTATGGCCTGAGTTCTCTTTCACTCTTACCTTACATGTCTAGGACATTTCAGTGCCTTGCTCTAGGTTTCTGTCATGTTAGGGTATGAATGTGGCCAATAATAATGCAAAATTTATCCAGTGGCTGGTCCTTCTATCTGTTGAGCTTCTAATCTCTTTCCCAACTTTGTGTGAACATATAGGATTTCTAATTCCCATGCAAGTCAACTGGACTTTACTCTGgagcaaacaaaaataacaacactaGCTTTAAAAACCCCCCAACAGCAGAAAATCTGATGATCTTAATGTGGTCTGAAATCTCATCTCTCTCATCCATTCTTCTGCACCCAGTGGGTATAGGATTACAaccctacacacacatacacacctcaaAGCATTGTCTGCTTTAAGGGAAAGGTGACCAAGTAGTCTCTCTCTCAGGTCAAACTACATGTGCTTCACCCCATCTGACTAGATCTACATTGACTTTTATTTGCTGTCCTCATAGCTGCTCCAGGGACTTTCTAAGTGTCAGTTAAATGAAGTTCTGATAGATACCTCACAGCATGGTCATAGGAGAGGCTAACAATCATGTGTTTCCTTGGGATTTCTTCTCTCACAAGTCACTAGAATGTTTCTTAAGCATATTTGCTCAGGGCTTCCAAACTCTTAACAAGATATCTACTGAGTAACTGTATATAAGCCCATATATGCCTTGGCATATGAAAAGAGCTGGAAAGATACAAAATAAGCTCAAAAaatcaagtatttgttaagtgcatATTATATACCAAATACGTTAATCAAtgctaggatacaaagaaaggcaaaaaaaatgtttttttccttctctcaaggagttcgCAGTCtataagggaagacaacatacaaacaaccatgtacaaataagatatttacAGGATTGATTGGAGATAATTACAGAAGAAAGGCAGTAGCATCAAAGGGGATAAGGAACAGCTtcttaaaaaaaggagaaattttagTTGACACTTGAGAGAATCTATGAAAGTGACGAGGAACAAATGAGCAGAAAGTTCCAGGAATgagaatagccagtgaaaatgtaccaacttaggaaatggagtgtcttctgggaagaatgaaaaaaagtcaagTGTATATGGATCATGTAATAAATGGAGGTGAATAAGGTGGGGAAAGATGATGATGAGAAgagcaataattttttaaaaagagaaagacaatgagATGTAAGGAAAGAGATATATAGGCCAAAGCCCCTCTCAGAATTTGATTGGCCATACCCTCACATAAAGATGAGAGAAATGAGGTTGAAATAGCAGAAATAATGAACTTGTCCCTGGGcatatttttttctgtgtcagtttccccatccagTTATTAACATAAGAGAATaaaagaactttaaggtttgaaaactgAGGAAACCACACCTTTGATCTGTTTGGCagttattgagaaaaaaatttttttttgtttagtgaggcagttggggctaagtgacttgcttagggtcacacagctagtaagtgttaagtgtctggggtcagatttgaattcaggtcctcctgactccagggctggtgctctatccacttcgccacctagctgcccccattgagcAAATATTAAGACTGAGCTTATTGTTTAGATAAAAATTTGGGAAGAAAATGTAATGGTAACTTTAAGCTAGGTTGAAATGTCTGATCATAGGAAGCAAACCTGCATTGAaaagagaattccaaagaaaagactaaaCCTACATGCTTTAGCCAGGTGAGACCACCTTGATCTTTGTTCTGAAGAACTTGCTATTTGGAGGTGACAGTGTCCTGTTAGACAGATGAAAGGAGCCTCCAGATCGAAGACTCTGCAGTGACAAAACAGGCAAGACTTTCTGCTGGTCCTAGGTCACAGTTTCTTAGTCaataaatcagcaagcatttagtaagagcttcctatttgccaggcactgtgctaagctctggagttACAAACACAATCAAAACataaaagaaaggggcagctaggtggcacagtggatagtgcaccagccctggagtcaggaggacctgagttcaaatccagtctcagacatttgacacttactagctgtgtgaccctgggcaagtcacttaatcccaattgcctccaaaaaaaatagtctttggggcagctaggtagcacagtagatagagcactggccctggattcaggaggacctgagttcaaatccagcctcagacacttaattactagctatgtgaccctgggaaagtcacttgacccaaattgacccgcaaaaacaaaacaaaacaaaaactgaggtGGAAGAGTTAGGGGAAGGTACTCACTCTAATGTATTATGGTGACAATGTCCAGAATGTCAGCTGCAAAGCCAGAAGAGGAATGAAAGATGGCTGTCCTGagtccttcctcaaaatggaggttctgggaggagttTACTAATGGGAGAAGTGGGCCTTGATTGTGGAAAGATGGGCCAAAGGGAAAAggccagaaagagagagagagagagagatgttttaGGACAAGGAGACCATCAACACAGAGAGAACTTTCTGGGTAAGAAGGTAGCTGGCACAATCAAGAGAGACAGTAATAGAGCTTCTTCTGAGTCTAGGCCATTGGAAAATATTTCAgatttggggaaaaacaaaacttcctgTAGGTAGAGGCTCACAGGCTGATTCATATTAGATGAATCATTGCTAACCATACCCCAGATGTTACTGGGTCATcaatttagaggtagaagatgTAGAAGGTagagtccaaactcttcattttacagatgaagaaactgaagcccaaagagactAACTGACTTATCCAGGGTCGTATTGGTAGGAAGAAGCAGATCCAGGATTCATATTCAAGTCCTGTGATTGCAAAGTTAGTactattttgattttcttttaaactttgtcCGTTTTACCTGGAAAGAGCTACATGAgctggtgcaaagtgaaatgtgctgtatacaaaataatagcaatattataagatgatctgctgtgaattacttggttattttcagcaatgcaacgatccaagaaaacgctgaaggtcttatgaaaaatgcaatccatctacagagagaaaactgatggtatctgaatgcagattgaagcataatttttgttagcttctttatctgaagttttgtctttgtctattttctttcacaacctggctaatgtggaaatattttgcatgactgctcatgtgtagattatattgaattgcttgagttcttgggggtggtggggagggagggaggaagagaatttacaAAGTTCTAAAAAGTTGGTGTCAAAATATGTATGTTACATGcaatttgggaaaacaaaattctaaatattgaaaataaaaaatttttaattaaactttttcctttttttgtatttttattgatatctttttttaatcactttaaTTGTCCAACATATCCCTTTCTTTGTTCCAGTTAGGGAGCcatccctctactaagaagcagctaagggctattctgggagcagctggataTCGCAGACAACGGATACCCTCTTtgggtgaaattactaagcctcttacatctctaaccaaaaattctgtcccagaacctttacagctggattcccagcatctttcagctataacagaattaaaaggggcattgttatcagcacctgcactaggactcccagactacactaagtcttttactctttttgtacagGAACAGAATGgagtggcttctgaggtcctgaCTCACAAATTAGGACCTGTCCAGcacccaatagcttattattccagtCAACTTGGTCCTGTAGCTGCTGAagcaccaccttgccttagggcagttATATTATTAGACTATATCTAAGTATATCTAAATGTGATATAGAAAATTTACATTTACACATTATCATATGtctctgtatatatctatgtttgatacatgtataaaatatataattacatatcacaaataaaatttttaaattaaaaaaaaacaagaactaaGTGACAAAAAAGATATAagcctttcccccctttttagatccatattttttgtttactttattaTGAATATCTGCCATCAAGAAAaatacctgggcagctaggtggcaaagtgtatagagcaccggccctggagtaagaaggacctgagttcaaatccggcctcagacacttaacacttactagctgtgtgaccctgggcaagtcacttaaccccaaatgcctcaccaaaaataaaaaaaaaccacacacctacattttcttctgttttatggctaGTATAAAATCTCAGTTTTTACTTTCAGGTTAGGATCTCTATGCCAATAACACTAGTATTCATGAAATTTGTTGAATTTATtgtgagaagggaagaattaaatttttttttggagtaatcAATTTCTAATTAAGCAAAGTTCAAGTGATGTGAAGTAGTGGCTTGCAAGGCAGTCTAGTAGACCTAAGAGTAGGTTTTAAGACAATAAATTTGAAACATAAATTTAAGGATTTTCCTAAAAGAATAATTCGGGACATAAAATCTTAAAACTGTAAAATTTAGTGCTGGTAAAGACTTTAGAAgttaccttttcattttacaagtgagaaaactgaggcccaaggaactTAAGAAACTCCCCAACATCATGCATTAAGATATATAATATTTCAGAATTCAAGCTCAAGTCCTCTGTCTCCATATGCATTTGTCTTCCTATTATGTATTTGATGAATACTTCAAAATAGATTAGGGATTTAGGAAACTAAACTCAAATCTAGGAGTCTAGAGATGTTCCCTTAGAATCTGAATCCAAGtacctaaatatttattaaattatagttAAAGTCAATATAATCTGCATTTGAAGGGAAGGGGCATATTGATAAACTCTGAATAGTGAGTCATATAGTAATATGATATTGGAGGTGGGAGgagtcaaatcaataaacatttattaaatgcctacttgaGGCAACTAAGTAGTAAAGTGGATAGCacgctggtcctagagtcagacTGACTTCAAgactggccttagacatttaatcATGctgccttggacaagtcacttaactcttatccacctcagtttcctcaactatagaaCAGGAATGACAACAGCACCTATCTTGCAGagttattttgaagatcaaataagttaatatatgtaaaataccttgcaaatcttaaatctGTTTATCATAATTACCAGTAAGAAGACCAGTCATTATGTCATAGAGGACAATGAAAGGAATCTATTAAAAGATGACTGGAAAAGGTGAGAAGAGATAAGGTTATGTAGGATTTTCAAAgtcaaacagaagaatttatatttgatcctgaaaataaTACAGACCCAATGGATTTAACTAATGGTAGATTGATAtagccagattttttttctttagaaacatCACTTTGATAGCCAAGTGGTAGCTGGACAGGAGTAGGGGGGACTTGAGGGAGACCAACTAGAAGGTGATCATAACAATCCTGACATTAGTTGATGGAATCCTCCACTGCATTGATGGTGGTAACACAGGAAAAAAGGGGGTACCAAGGAAAAATGTTGCAGAACTAAAATCAATAAGCATCGGCAATAGATTGGATGTGGCAGAGAAGGTAAGAAGGAAGCTTATGATGTTTAGTGATAGGGTGACAGGAAGTTTGATTGTACCTTTTACAGTACAAACTCtttccctcattgagaaggtgagaaatttgatataggtgcAGTCACACAAAAcacatttcttcattagtaatGCTGTGGAAGAAaacacagaggagagagagagagagagagagagagagagagagagagagagagagagagagagagagagagagagagagagagagagagagaaaagaaaaaagtattctttgatctgcattcagactccatccattttctctctgaagatggaaagcatttttaatcataaatccttcataattgtcttggatcattgtattgtaaagtcctttacaattgattatcatacagtattgctgttattgtgtaaaatgttctcctggttctgctcatttcactttttcatATAAGTgattacaggtttttctgagagcaacctgctcattatttcttatggcacaatattccattacaatcatatacaaggattttttcagtcattccccaattgatggagagcccctcaatttccaattctttgtaatcattaaagagctgctataaatatttttgtacacataagtcctttttctttttttaaatctctttgggatatagacctagtagtggtattgcttggtcaaaagaaatgcataattttataggcctttgggaatagttccaaattgctctctaaaataattgaatcatggggcaactaggtggcacagtggatagagcactagccctggagtcaggaggaccagagttcaaatttgacctcagctgtttgacccagggcaagtcacttaaccccaattgccacacacacacacacacacacacacacacacacaaagattgaATCAGTATACAACCTCACCAACTGTggcaattttcccacatccattccaacatttgtcattttccttttctgtcatattaatcaaTTTAATGGGTGTGAAGTGGTAGCTcacttattttaatttgcatttctttaatcaatacagatttaaagcattttttcatatgactttagataactttgattactttgtctgaaaactgcttgttcatatgctttggccatttatcagttgaggaatggctcctatttttacaaatttgactctattttctatttatttgagaGGTGGAGTCTATTAAAGAAAGTTCCTCTAAATTTCtctcacagttatgattactgtgcatttctctccatcctatccCCTTAATTTATCctaaactctctctctccttttactctgTACATCCTTAGAAGGGTTTTGCTTGTCTTTTACCTACACAATTTACCCTCCATTCTATCACCCCTCCCCACATACTTCTCTTATCATGttctccttctactttcctgtaggggaAGAGAAATTATCCTCATGAATTTAAAAATGACTTGCAAGAAAAATTATATTAGCACACATTTCAGCAGCACTTACATTTCATAGATCAAAGCATTCTATACTGTGTCATCAAACTTTATAATTAATGTCAGTAGAATCATTGCCCCTAACTTGGGCTGCCTCTTGGGCTTACTTTCTTGCAATACATCTCTGAGGGATACAGTAACCTTTCTTtagtccttcctcctcccattaaTCAAGTGCCTCATATGATCTCTATGCTTCTCTTTAATTGCTTTGCATCCTCTATAAAATCTTATTTCTCTCCTGTAAGTCTGTACTTACTTTTACCTCCGAGTTCAACTCATCCCCTTGACTTGACTCCTGAAGGTTTGATTACTATAGGATCCCACATCTATCAATGGTCATGGTGAGTACCATGGTCCTGGTCTCTGAGTCTTCATTTGATTATCAAAAACCTTGGCTGGATGGTGGTGGAGAAACTCTTAGTTTTTGTATCCACAATTGATTGTGAACTGTGCCATAGAAGGGAGGAGCCCAGCTTCTTACGGGGAGAGAAACCTTGGCAAGGAGGTGCTGGCACCTCAATAACAGAATTTTTGTGACTCAAACATCAGTCATTTAACAATCCCCTGGCAAACAACAGAAGTGttcacaaaacattttataagGCTGAGTGAGGATTGTTTTAACTCGATGAGAAAAAGGCAGTATTTTGATCCTGTTTCCTAAACTAAAAAATTTCcacatgaaaaaggaaaagtccTAGAGATGTCAGAACTGTTTGCCTTAAGCAGTGTAGCAAGTGTCCATACCTCAAGCATTGTACAATTATAGAATTGTAGAATCTCGAGGTTATTTTTAATAAACTCTTTGATTCTGGCAAGGAtttattatccctctttcccaCTGCACCCCAGTAGAACAATAAAACATATAAGACCCCAATAAAAATATGGATAGTCTATCAATTAAAAAGATTCAAATTTGTCAGTCCAAATTTACATAAGTAATTCTCCATTTgaagtccatcacttctctgccaGTAAATGGGTAGCgtgtttcatcttcagtcctctggactCATCATTT
This window contains:
- the LOC122748086 gene encoding olfactory receptor 56B1-like yields the protein MTHSTRPFNGSHLQVKEFILLGLPGIHSWQHWLSLPLALLYLSSIGANLLIFITIWKEPKLHQPMYQFLSILSVVDMGLATTIMPKILAIFWFDAKAISLPECFAQIYAIHYFVGMESGIFLCMAFDRYVAICQPLRYPTIVTDSFVFKATIFMVLRNGLLSISVPVLAAQRDYCSSNEIDHCLCSNLGVTSLSCDDRRVNSICQMILAVLIMGSDLSLIILSYVLILYSVLKLNSAEAASKALNTCSSHLILILFFFTVIVVICVTHLAGRKYPLIPVLFNVLHNIIPPALNPLVYAFRTQDLRLGFQRVFLPGMKSK